The nucleotide sequence CTCGCGGTGCTTTTCCTGGAGAATTTCCACTGCTTTGAGCACGCCATCCATGATGGCCTCGGGACGCGCGGCGCAGCCGGGCACATACAGGTCCACTGGCACCACGGTATCCACCCCGCCGGAGACGTTATAGCAATCCCGGAAAATGCCGCCCGTGCTGGCGCAGATGCCCACGGCGACCACCACCTTGGGCTCCGGCAACTGCCGGTAAATATTTTCAATGACGCTCTTGCTTTGCGCGTTCACGGCGCCGGTGATCAGGAAAATATCGGCATGCTTGGGGTTGCCGGTGTTGATCACGCCAAGGCGTTCGACATCATACATCGGCGTGAGGCACGCCAGGGTTTCAATGTCGCAGCCGTTGCAGCTCGAGGCGTCGTAGTGGATGATCCACGGAGATTTTTTCAGGCCAATCATACGGAATTCACAGTGAGAATTACTTCAACAGAGACAACCACATTATATTGCCAAAGCCGCACACGATGGCGACCGCCCAGGCGCTCTTGACGGCGGTATGCCATTTCAAGCGGGCGAACGTGTTGTCGGTAAAAATAATGAAAAAATAGACCAATCCCACGGCCGTTGCGCCCAGCCAGGGAACCGCCGCAAAGAACAAGTACACCCAGCCCAACAACATCACGGATTCATACCAGTGGGCGATTTCAATCAGCGCCAGCGCTTTCCCGGAGAACTCCGTGGTGATGCCGCGCACCAGCTCCTGATGGGCGTGGTGGCTGGCGGCCAGGTCGAATGGCGATTTGCGAAATTTGATTTCCAGGCAGTAGAGCAGGCCAATGAACGCCCCGGGGAGGGTCAGCACCAGGAGTTTGTTATGATCGTAGATTTGATCCACATAAAACGTGCCGGTCTGCATGTACATGCCTACCGCCGCCAGGAGAATCATCGGCTCATAGGCCATCATCTGGAGCAACTCGCGTTCCGCCCCAATGAAGCTGTAAGGCGAACTGGCCTTGTACGCTCCCAGAATAAAGAAAATCGCCGCCAGAGTAAGCGCGAAAATCACCAGCAACAGATCAAACCCCGCGAAGAAAAGGCCACCGGTGAAAATGGTCAGGATGAAGAAAAAGAAAATGTAATAATTTTGGGACCGGCGCACGACGACATTCTCTTTCTGCCACAATTTCAGCACATCGTAAAAGGGCTGCCAGATCGGCGGTCCCTGGCGCGCCTGCATGCGCGCGCTGATAATACGGTCAATGCCAGCCAGCAATCCGCCAATCAGCGGCGCGGCCACCAGAAAAATAAAGAAACGAGCGTAGGGATTCATAGGAGCGTGGTAAATAAACGTCAATCTCGGGTTAAAACAAGGTCTTGGCAGCCAGTGCGACCGTGAGCACGATGCCCAGCCAGACACCGAAGTTCAGCAGCCAGGCTTCCGAAAGATATTCCGTCAGGTAATAATTGCGCATCTGCATGGTCTGTACCTGGCCGATGGCACCATGGAATAGCACGCTGCTGTTCTCAAGGTTGGCCCCGCCCATGTAGGCGTCGTTCACTTTGACGCGCCGGCCATAGTTCAGAAAGCTTAGCGGGAACAGGGCGATCATCGCCAGCATGATGAGCATGATCATCAGGTTGCCATGCGCCATGCGCGCGGTTTTACCGTAGAGTTCCATGACGTACGGTTCAATCAGCGCCGAGGAAATCAGCGGGAAGAGCACGCAGGTCAACGCCGT is from Verrucomicrobiota bacterium and encodes:
- a CDS encoding complex I subunit 1 family protein gives rise to the protein MNPYARFFIFLVAAPLIGGLLAGIDRIISARMQARQGPPIWQPFYDVLKLWQKENVVVRRSQNYYIFFFFILTIFTGGLFFAGFDLLLVIFALTLAAIFFILGAYKASSPYSFIGAERELLQMMAYEPMILLAAVGMYMQTGTFYVDQIYDHNKLLVLTLPGAFIGLLYCLEIKFRKSPFDLAASHHAHQELVRGITTEFSGKALALIEIAHWYESVMLLGWVYLFFAAVPWLGATAVGLVYFFIIFTDNTFARLKWHTAVKSAWAVAIVCGFGNIMWLSLLK